The window TTAATAAGGACTGCTGATGTATCAAATAAGGGTTATAATAGTAAACCTGTATATGTTGATGAACACGCATACAATTTTTTGAGAAACTCAAATTTATATGGCGGTGAGCTACTACTACCAAACATAGGTGGTGTTGGCGAAGTATATATTGTACCAAAATTATATGAAAAAATGACACTTGCACCTAATGCAATTATAATTAGAACCGATTATTGCGACAAGTACTATTACTATTATTTTTGTAGTGATGCAGGCTTTATGTCAATAAAAGAAATTTCGCAAAGTACAGCACAACCTAAATTTAACAAGACTGATTTTAGACAAATCAAAGTTTTACTTCCACCGCTTCAAGAACAGAAAAAAATAGCCGATTTCCTTGACAGCAAGGTTAGAGAAATTGATAAAATCATTTTCGAAACAAAGGCAAGTATTGAAAATTACAAAGAGTATAAGCAGTCGGTTATAACAGAAGCCGTCACAAAAGGACTTGATAAAAATGTGCCGATGAAAGATAGTGGTATTGAGTGGATAGGCAAAATTCCGTGCGAGTGGAAAGTATGTAAATTAAAATTTTTTTCTAAAATGATCTCAAAAGGAACTACCCCAAAAGATATGAGAACGGAAATAGACCACAAATATTGTGTTAGATATTTAAAATCTGAAAATATCGTTAGTAATGATTTAAGGTTAGAGCCTGAATTTTCAATTACGAAAGACATAAACGAGGAATTAAAAAGATCTCAATTAGAAATAAATGACATTTTGTTTGTAATTGCAGGTGCTTCCATAGGGAAAACAGCAATAGTACCAGAAGAATTTTTGCCTGCAAATACAAATCAAGCAGTATCTTTTATTCGTTTAGAAAAAGAATTTTTAGATTACAAAAAATATGTATGGTATTTTTTACAATCAAGAATTATACCTACTGTGATTGCATTATATTCTGTTCAATCAGCGCAACCTAATTTATCAATGGAGAATTTAGGGAATATTAAATTGGCTATAAGCAAAAATAAATTAGAAATATTTAAAATTGTTGATTACCTTGATGCAAAAAACGCAGAAATAGATAATCTCATTTCGAAAAAAGAAAAACTTATTACAAATTTGGAAGAATA of the Qingrenia yutianensis genome contains:
- a CDS encoding restriction endonuclease subunit S, with protein sequence MTREMKNSGVEWIGDIPSEWEIEKTSRICNTITDYVASGSFASLSENVKYLDEPNYAMLIRTADVSNKGYNSKPVYVDEHAYNFLRNSNLYGGELLLPNIGGVGEVYIVPKLYEKMTLAPNAIIIRTDYCDKYYYYYFCSDAGFMSIKEISQSTAQPKFNKTDFRQIKVLLPPLQEQKKIADFLDSKVREIDKIIFETKASIENYKEYKQSVITEAVTKGLDKNVPMKDSGIEWIGKIPCEWKVCKLKFFSKMISKGTTPKDMRTEIDHKYCVRYLKSENIVSNDLRLEPEFSITKDINEELKRSQLEINDILFVIAGASIGKTAIVPEEFLPANTNQAVSFIRLEKEFLDYKKYVWYFLQSRIIPTVIALYSVQSAQPNLSMENLGNIKLAISKNKLEIFKIVDYLDAKNAEIDNLISKKEKLITNLEEYKKSLIYEYVTGKKAVE